The proteins below come from a single Acidobacteriota bacterium genomic window:
- the purD gene encoding phosphoribosylamine--glycine ligase has protein sequence MNVLVIGSGGREHAICRSFSKSPRLGRLFCANGNAGIASVAECVPIKPDDIAGLTAFAEGNEIGLTFVGGETSLALGIVDEFESRGLKIIGPNRAAAQLEASKSFAKDFMARHGVPTAKFVTAHSPGFAILELESGDFGDAATPVVVKADGLAAGKGVVVAANRAEAVAAINEMATLVGDAAAEKIVLEECMFGKEVSLLMFVDGENFALMPPTRDHKRIGEGDTGPNTGGMGTITDSSLLSAEDLQTVIDTIIRPTLHGCVREGFRFRGILFLGLMMTAAGPRLLEYNVRFGDPETQAILVRLESDLIDICEAMLAGDESASQTFREIKWKSGSSACVVLAAANYPAKPKTGDAIRGLEKAASVPDAEIFHAGTALSGPPVGGELVTAGGRVLGVTATGDDLASALDKVYKAVAEISFDGMQFRRDIGK, from the coding sequence ATGAATGTTCTGGTAATCGGTTCGGGCGGACGCGAGCACGCGATCTGCCGTAGTTTCTCCAAAAGTCCGCGTCTTGGCCGTCTTTTTTGCGCCAACGGCAATGCGGGGATTGCATCGGTCGCCGAGTGCGTGCCGATCAAGCCCGACGATATTGCGGGGCTTACAGCTTTTGCCGAGGGCAATGAGATCGGCCTGACATTTGTGGGCGGCGAGACATCTTTGGCGCTTGGTATCGTCGACGAATTCGAATCGCGCGGCCTCAAGATCATTGGGCCGAATCGGGCTGCGGCGCAGCTCGAAGCAAGTAAATCATTCGCGAAGGATTTCATGGCCAGGCATGGTGTGCCGACGGCAAAATTCGTGACGGCTCACTCGCCGGGCTTTGCGATTCTGGAGCTTGAAAGCGGTGATTTTGGAGACGCGGCGACACCGGTCGTGGTCAAGGCAGATGGCTTGGCTGCCGGCAAAGGCGTGGTGGTTGCCGCGAACCGTGCCGAGGCGGTTGCGGCGATCAACGAGATGGCTACTCTCGTCGGTGACGCCGCGGCTGAGAAGATCGTGCTCGAGGAATGCATGTTCGGTAAGGAAGTTTCGCTTTTGATGTTCGTCGACGGCGAGAATTTTGCACTGATGCCGCCAACCCGCGATCACAAACGTATCGGCGAGGGCGACACCGGCCCAAACACCGGCGGCATGGGAACCATCACCGACTCGTCGCTGCTTTCTGCCGAAGACCTCCAAACCGTGATCGATACGATCATTCGTCCTACGCTTCACGGCTGCGTTCGCGAAGGTTTTCGTTTTCGCGGGATCCTTTTCCTTGGCTTGATGATGACCGCGGCGGGCCCGAGGCTGCTCGAGTACAATGTCCGCTTCGGCGATCCAGAGACGCAGGCGATCCTTGTCAGGCTTGAAAGCGATCTGATAGATATCTGTGAGGCAATGCTCGCCGGGGACGAATCTGCATCGCAGACTTTTCGTGAGATCAAATGGAAGAGCGGAAGTTCCGCATGCGTCGTACTCGCCGCCGCTAACTATCCTGCCAAGCCCAAAACCGGCGATGCAATCCGGGGGCTCGAAAAAGCCGCGTCTGTCCCAGACGCTGAGATCTTTCACGCAGGCACGGCGCTATCAGGACCTCCTGTGGGTGGGGAACTTGTGACTGCCGGTGGCCGCGTCCTCGGGGTTACGGCGACCGGAGACGATCTGGCGTCCGCACTCGACAAGGTTTACAAAGCTGTTGCCGAGATATCGTTCGACGGGATGCAGTTCCGTCGGGACATCGGCAAATGA
- the aroC gene encoding chorismate synthase codes for MQFKFNTSGESHGKALVAIVEGVPAGLPIDIVAINHELWRRQQGYGRGGRMKIETDTVEILSGVRHGKALGSPICLMIKNDDFVHWTEIMSSEAIDVQPKIPRIVTRPRPGHADLPGGQKYQTRDLRDILERASARETAARVACGAVAKQLLAAFGIDVRSHVVKLGSVPAEPLERTWEEIAAIPTDSPLACADEATQTEMIALIDQAKTDGDTLGGVFEVVARGLPVGLGSHTSWEDKLDGRLARAIMSIHAVKAVEIGEGVANAGRPGSEVHDEIFFGTKGEPPASAGGLAPVQGSTSMVEGEATTSAASRPPANAGGSPFYRPTNRAGGLEGGITNGEELRIRGYKKPIATLKKPLHSVDINTKQEDLAAFERSDVTAVPAAGVIGEAMIAITLANSMREKFGGDSIDEMKRNYDGYQNCLREY; via the coding sequence ATGCAATTCAAATTCAACACCTCAGGCGAATCTCACGGTAAAGCTTTGGTCGCCATTGTCGAAGGCGTTCCCGCGGGTTTGCCGATCGATATTGTCGCCATCAACCACGAACTCTGGCGTCGGCAGCAGGGTTATGGCCGCGGTGGGCGGATGAAGATCGAGACGGACACGGTCGAGATCCTGTCCGGCGTACGTCACGGCAAGGCACTCGGTTCGCCGATCTGTCTGATGATCAAGAACGACGATTTTGTCCACTGGACCGAGATCATGTCGTCTGAGGCGATCGACGTTCAGCCCAAGATTCCTCGAATCGTAACCCGCCCGCGTCCCGGCCACGCCGATCTGCCCGGCGGACAAAAATATCAAACGCGAGATCTGAGGGATATTCTCGAACGTGCTTCGGCACGGGAAACAGCCGCGAGAGTCGCTTGCGGAGCGGTCGCCAAACAGCTTCTCGCCGCGTTTGGCATCGACGTCCGCAGCCATGTCGTCAAACTCGGCAGCGTTCCCGCCGAACCGCTCGAACGCACTTGGGAAGAGATCGCCGCGATCCCGACCGATTCCCCGCTGGCCTGTGCCGACGAAGCCACCCAAACCGAAATGATCGCCCTCATCGACCAGGCAAAAACCGACGGGGACACGCTCGGCGGTGTTTTCGAGGTCGTAGCCCGTGGCCTGCCCGTCGGCCTCGGCTCGCACACGAGTTGGGAAGACAAACTCGACGGCCGCCTAGCCCGCGCCATCATGTCCATCCACGCCGTCAAAGCCGTCGAGATCGGCGAGGGCGTCGCGAACGCCGGACGGCCGGGGTCGGAAGTGCACGACGAAATATTTTTCGGCACAAAGGGTGAACCACCTGCGTCAGCGGGTGGTTTGGCTCCGGTGCAAGGGTCTACGTCAATGGTCGAGGGTGAAGCTACGACATCCGCCGCGTCCAGACCACCCGCTAACGCAGGTGGTTCTCCCTTCTATCGCCCGACCAACCGTGCCGGCGGTCTCGAAGGCGGGATCACAAACGGCGAAGAGCTACGCATCCGCGGCTACAAAAAACCGATCGCGACGCTCAAAAAGCCGCTACACTCGGTCGACATCAACACCAAACAAGAAGACCTCGCCGCCTTCGAACGCTCCGACGTAACCGCCGTCCCCGCCGCCGGCGTCATCGGCGAAGCCATGATCGCCATCACCCTCGCCAACTCAATGCGCGAGAAATTTGGCGGCGATTCGATCGATGAGATGAAGAGGAACTATGATGGATACCAGAATTGTTTGAGAGAATATTAA
- a CDS encoding EamA family transporter, producing MKTVLIWLLLCLIWGTTWIFIKIGLEDLPPMAFAASRFILAVVILFAVLRLQKIPLPKTAKEWRLIGLTGVLQFSINYSLVFWSEVYITSGLAAVLQAMITVFGLILAWIFLPNERITKLKIIAVAIGIVGVAVIFIDQLKVQSLMAFLGSVGIVVGAYAAAQASILVKAKGGAFHPAALVFGQMICGLPLIIIYSLIVEGNPLNYNWTWRAVGCVVYLTIAGTIAAFWLYYWLLGKIESTKAMMISLVTPLIAVLIGWIFIGETLPPQTGIGGLLIIASIGLIVFRRKRTEPQSRADAEAGS from the coding sequence ATGAAGACCGTACTCATTTGGCTCCTGCTTTGTCTGATCTGGGGAACGACGTGGATCTTCATCAAGATCGGCCTCGAGGATCTGCCGCCGATGGCGTTTGCCGCGTCGCGGTTTATTTTGGCCGTCGTTATCCTGTTCGCTGTTCTTCGCTTACAGAAGATTCCGCTGCCAAAAACTGCCAAAGAATGGCGGCTCATCGGCCTGACCGGCGTTCTCCAATTCTCGATAAACTATAGCCTCGTCTTCTGGAGCGAAGTCTACATCACCTCCGGTCTTGCGGCAGTTTTGCAGGCGATGATCACGGTTTTCGGGCTGATCTTGGCGTGGATATTCCTGCCAAATGAACGCATAACCAAACTCAAAATTATCGCCGTCGCGATCGGCATCGTCGGCGTTGCGGTCATTTTCATTGATCAACTAAAGGTCCAAAGCCTGATGGCGTTCCTCGGCAGCGTCGGGATCGTCGTCGGAGCCTACGCCGCCGCCCAAGCGTCGATCCTCGTCAAAGCCAAAGGTGGGGCGTTTCATCCGGCGGCATTAGTCTTCGGCCAAATGATCTGCGGCCTGCCGCTCATCATCATTTACAGCCTGATCGTCGAAGGAAACCCGCTCAATTACAACTGGACCTGGCGGGCCGTCGGCTGCGTCGTCTATCTCACGATCGCGGGCACGATCGCCGCGTTCTGGCTCTATTACTGGCTCCTCGGCAAGATCGAATCAACCAAAGCCATGATGATCTCACTCGTCACGCCGCTCATCGCTGTCCTGATCGGCTGGATCTTCATAGGCGAAACCCTGCCGCCCCAAACGGGCATCGGCGGCCTGCTGATCATTGCGAGCATCGGGCTGATCGTCTTTCGTCGCAAGAGAACTGAACCGCAGAGTCGCGCAGACGCAGAGGCAGGAAGCTAA
- the rsmD gene encoding 16S rRNA (guanine(966)-N(2))-methyltransferase RsmD, translating into MRVISGHYGGRVLKSPADNKTRPTSDRLRETLFNVLAPRIDEETRFLDLCAGTGAIGIEALSRGAAFVTFVDKSKKSCALIEQNLDSLAIPEESTDILGLDAENFTGREHKTGWDIAFFDPPYESDYALVLHEFGFNKTLLNEDGLLVVEHHTKKQMPDEVGHMRRWRVLKQGETTLSFYENT; encoded by the coding sequence ATGCGAGTTATATCAGGACATTACGGCGGCCGCGTGCTTAAGAGCCCGGCGGACAACAAGACTCGGCCGACGAGTGATCGGCTGCGCGAGACGTTGTTTAATGTACTAGCTCCGCGGATCGATGAGGAAACACGTTTTCTGGATCTTTGCGCGGGAACCGGAGCGATCGGGATCGAGGCTTTGTCTCGCGGAGCCGCGTTTGTGACGTTTGTTGATAAATCTAAAAAGTCCTGTGCCCTGATCGAGCAAAATCTCGACAGCCTCGCGATCCCCGAAGAATCAACCGATATCCTAGGCCTAGACGCTGAAAATTTTACGGGCCGCGAGCACAAAACCGGCTGGGATATCGCATTTTTCGATCCGCCGTACGAGTCCGATTACGCACTCGTGCTGCACGAATTCGGCTTTAACAAAACGCTTTTGAATGAGGACGGTCTGCTCGTCGTCGAGCATCACACAAAAAAACAAATGCCCGACGAGGTCGGACATATGAGACGCTGGCGTGTGCTGAAACAGGGCGAGACGACGCTTAGTTTTTACGAAAATACTTGA
- the recG gene encoding ATP-dependent DNA helicase RecG yields MTHDLIPISACIVEIPDRLIGKTSAALRRKLAIALAGAANKTNPDQVTVEDLLLYFPARYEDRSNMLSIDLIEDGMEAAVEIVVKVSGGYRVGKNRNPRQPPLFLFEISGSDVARKHRPIVVKWFISGKAAERVVAYYQDRFAQGTRFVAYGKWERDERRNTFALMANKPEELEILPEIGLDFGSGDATPPAITRGVDPDDLEEDRDRPEFATVHSGRRVPIYRKLGPFQTKRLREIIHSVLENLDRDSVVENMPLEMIERQNLLTRAQALKEIHFPPETASIAQYEMFRSDAHKRLIFEEFFWLSFQMQLLRGERQKEPKGTVIEITEPTKERLKKLLPFTLTNAQKKVIGEIFTDLKSDAPMNRLIQGDVGSGKTIVAFLAAFAAIENGYQAALMAPTEILAEQHVRNAKKIFADTGYRVELLMGSTKAAEKRKIYAALASGEIDFIIGTHAIIQEAVKFSKLGLAIIDEQHRFGVMQRAQLKASGHNPDILVMTATPIPRSLAMTVYGDLDVSIIDELPPGRTPIKTVVVGEDKRHGVYAGIDREVKLGRQVYIVYPLIDESEKMDLKAATIMYDDLRTRVFPQYTVGLLHGRMKSAEKDEIMQEFVAGKLDILVSTTVIEVGVDVPNASLMIIEHAERFGLSQLHQLRGRVGRGAEQSFCVLLADFKRTAVAKERLGIMESSSDGFKIAEKDLEIRGQGEILGTRQSGIQNFKLGNIARDLEILIDARKEAEEYLTNRRLSPETSAMVKIARSDKNVKLGNIG; encoded by the coding sequence ATGACGCATGACCTAATCCCAATTTCAGCCTGCATAGTCGAGATACCCGATCGACTGATCGGTAAAACGTCGGCTGCCCTGCGCCGCAAACTCGCGATAGCTCTCGCCGGTGCAGCAAACAAGACGAATCCCGATCAGGTCACCGTCGAAGACCTGTTGCTCTACTTCCCCGCCCGCTACGAAGACCGCTCGAATATGCTCTCGATCGACTTGATCGAGGACGGAATGGAAGCCGCCGTCGAGATCGTCGTCAAAGTCTCAGGCGGTTACCGTGTCGGTAAAAACCGCAATCCGCGACAGCCGCCGCTGTTTCTATTCGAGATCAGCGGTTCAGATGTCGCCCGAAAACATCGCCCTATCGTCGTCAAATGGTTCATCTCCGGCAAAGCCGCCGAACGTGTTGTCGCCTATTATCAGGACCGCTTCGCCCAAGGCACACGCTTCGTCGCCTACGGCAAATGGGAACGTGACGAACGTCGGAATACGTTTGCGTTGATGGCGAACAAGCCGGAGGAACTCGAAATACTGCCGGAGATTGGACTCGATTTCGGGTCAGGTGACGCGACTCCGCCAGCGATCACTCGCGGTGTAGATCCGGATGATCTTGAGGAAGACCGCGACCGCCCCGAGTTCGCGACCGTGCACAGCGGCCGTCGCGTGCCGATCTATCGTAAACTCGGCCCGTTCCAGACGAAACGACTTCGCGAGATCATCCACAGCGTTCTTGAGAATCTCGACCGCGATTCGGTCGTTGAGAATATGCCGTTGGAGATGATCGAAAGGCAAAATCTGCTGACGCGGGCTCAGGCTTTAAAAGAAATTCACTTCCCGCCCGAAACGGCTTCGATCGCTCAATACGAAATGTTCCGCAGCGATGCTCACAAGCGTCTGATCTTTGAGGAATTCTTCTGGCTGTCTTTCCAGATGCAATTGCTCCGCGGTGAGCGGCAAAAAGAGCCGAAAGGCACGGTCATCGAGATCACTGAACCGACCAAAGAACGTCTGAAAAAACTTCTTCCTTTTACGCTAACAAACGCCCAGAAAAAAGTGATAGGCGAGATCTTCACGGATCTAAAATCCGACGCGCCGATGAACCGCCTAATCCAAGGCGACGTGGGCAGCGGCAAGACGATTGTCGCCTTTCTCGCCGCGTTTGCTGCGATAGAAAACGGCTATCAGGCCGCGTTAATGGCACCGACCGAGATCCTTGCGGAACAACATGTCCGAAACGCGAAAAAGATCTTCGCCGACACCGGCTATCGCGTCGAACTCCTGATGGGCAGCACAAAAGCGGCCGAGAAGCGGAAGATATACGCCGCTTTGGCATCGGGCGAGATCGATTTCATCATCGGAACGCACGCGATCATTCAGGAAGCTGTCAAATTCTCGAAGCTCGGCCTCGCGATCATCGATGAACAGCACAGATTCGGCGTGATGCAGCGTGCTCAGCTTAAGGCGAGCGGGCATAATCCCGACATTCTCGTGATGACCGCGACGCCGATCCCGCGCAGTCTTGCGATGACGGTTTACGGCGATCTCGACGTTTCGATCATCGACGAGTTGCCGCCCGGACGCACGCCGATCAAAACCGTGGTCGTCGGCGAAGACAAACGGCATGGCGTCTATGCCGGTATCGACCGCGAGGTAAAGCTCGGCCGACAGGTCTATATCGTTTATCCGCTGATAGATGAGTCGGAAAAGATGGACCTCAAAGCCGCCACTATAATGTACGACGACCTCAGAACCCGCGTTTTCCCGCAATACACTGTCGGCCTGCTCCACGGACGGATGAAGTCCGCCGAGAAGGACGAGATCATGCAGGAATTCGTAGCCGGAAAGCTCGACATCCTCGTCTCGACAACCGTCATCGAGGTCGGCGTCGACGTGCCGAATGCGTCGCTGATGATCATTGAGCACGCCGAGCGATTTGGATTATCACAGCTTCATCAGCTTCGCGGTAGAGTCGGGCGTGGTGCGGAGCAAAGTTTTTGTGTGCTGCTCGCCGACTTCAAGCGAACGGCGGTCGCGAAGGAACGGCTAGGAATAATGGAATCGTCTTCAGATGGCTTTAAGATCGCCGAAAAAGACCTTGAGATCCGAGGCCAGGGCGAGATCCTCGGCACGCGGCAATCCGGCATTCAGAATTTCAAACTCGGCAACATCGCCCGCGACCTCGAAATCCTCATCGACGCCCGCAAGGAGGCCGAAGAATACCTCACCAACCGCCGCCTTTCCCCCGAAACCTCAGCCATGGTCAAGATCGCCCGCTCCGACAAAAATGTAAAGCTCGGGAACATCGGGTAA
- a CDS encoding queuosine precursor transporter, which produces MPEVRQYKYFDLIMAAFVAVLLCSNLIGVHKVSSVNLPFYGEYIFGTGVLFFPLSYLFGDILTEVYGYARSRKVIWAGFGALIFASLMAFAVTSLPAARTMSAEQQAAVNLIFGQTWRIVVASLTAFWLGEFVNSFVLAKLKLITDGKYLWIRTIGSTFAGEAVDSLIFYPIAFLGTWSNEQVVSVMIGNYLIKVLWEVLATPFTYKIVGFLKEAEHEDFYDRDTNFNPFTLEVK; this is translated from the coding sequence ATGCCTGAGGTTCGCCAATACAAATATTTCGATCTGATAATGGCGGCTTTCGTTGCCGTCCTGCTTTGCTCTAACTTGATCGGGGTCCATAAGGTGTCATCCGTGAACCTTCCCTTTTACGGCGAGTACATATTCGGCACCGGTGTCCTTTTCTTCCCGCTCAGTTATCTTTTCGGCGATATCCTGACCGAGGTCTATGGCTACGCGAGATCGCGAAAAGTCATCTGGGCCGGATTCGGCGCTCTGATCTTTGCATCACTGATGGCATTTGCCGTGACCAGCTTGCCGGCGGCCCGAACGATGTCAGCCGAGCAACAGGCCGCGGTTAACCTTATCTTCGGCCAAACATGGCGTATCGTCGTCGCATCGCTAACTGCATTTTGGCTCGGCGAATTCGTAAATTCATTCGTCCTCGCCAAACTAAAGCTGATCACCGACGGCAAATATCTTTGGATACGCACGATCGGCTCGACCTTTGCCGGCGAAGCGGTGGATAGTCTCATTTTTTATCCCATCGCCTTCCTCGGAACCTGGTCAAACGAACAGGTCGTCAGCGTAATGATCGGAAACTACCTGATAAAGGTTCTGTGGGAAGTGCTCGCGACACCGTTTACCTACAAGATCGTGGGCTTTTTAAAAGAGGCCGAGCATGAGGATTTCTACGACCGGGATACGAATTTCAACCCGTTCACCCTCGAGGTTAAATAG
- the rpsT gene encoding 30S ribosomal protein S20 — protein MANHKSAEKRVRQNAKRNEINRSNRSKLRTSIKKLRTAVAGQDKAASTELLFPTVSLIDKAVNKGIIHKNTAARYKSRLTKHVNKLASA, from the coding sequence ATGGCTAATCATAAATCAGCAGAGAAACGCGTTCGTCAGAATGCAAAGCGTAACGAGATCAACCGCAGCAACCGCAGTAAACTGCGTACGTCGATCAAGAAATTGAGAACGGCAGTAGCGGGGCAGGACAAAGCCGCAAGCACTGAACTCCTCTTCCCTACCGTTTCGCTTATCGACAAGGCAGTAAATAAGGGCATTATCCACAAAAATACAGCGGCTCGCTACAAGTCGCGGTTGACCAAGCACGTCAACAAGTTGGCGTCAGCATAA
- a CDS encoding J domain-containing protein: protein MMVNYYDILKVSPKASGAEIKSAYRRLARKLHPDKNQGSEETALKFAAIAEAYEVLGNPKERIKYDRRMVDAQFSGNGNGNGDSLFASTNPHAKRWRQMVYEKRYNDIIDRMIAEERNEAMAFQKVIYPAVALLVSCILAPALRPSIFGDSYIIGKIIVISLFIVGIIRIVGRVRDGFDRFTEPEDDIHESILDESERKRKPYSRLASAGMLIAAVLVCTGIGLLIGFNSNIGTIVLKDMSYPAFTLGAIEFVFYPPIVTFFVDGIHTIASKFER from the coding sequence TTGATGGTGAATTACTACGACATTCTGAAAGTGTCACCAAAGGCCTCGGGTGCTGAGATCAAATCGGCATACCGCAGGCTTGCACGTAAGCTGCATCCAGACAAAAACCAGGGCTCAGAAGAAACTGCTCTTAAATTTGCGGCTATCGCGGAAGCTTACGAAGTTCTCGGCAACCCAAAAGAACGAATAAAATACGATCGGCGCATGGTCGATGCCCAGTTTAGCGGGAATGGTAACGGCAACGGTGATTCGCTTTTCGCATCGACGAACCCCCACGCCAAACGCTGGCGCCAGATGGTCTATGAAAAGCGATATAACGACATCATCGACCGAATGATCGCCGAGGAGCGGAACGAAGCGATGGCCTTTCAAAAGGTCATCTATCCAGCAGTTGCTCTGCTGGTTTCCTGCATTCTCGCTCCCGCTCTCCGCCCGAGCATTTTCGGCGATTCGTACATCATCGGCAAGATCATCGTCATCTCGCTCTTCATCGTCGGTATCATCCGCATCGTCGGGCGCGTTCGCGACGGCTTTGACCGGTTTACCGAGCCCGAAGACGACATTCACGAATCGATCCTCGATGAGAGCGAACGAAAAAGAAAACCATACTCACGCCTCGCGTCCGCCGGAATGCTCATCGCCGCCGTCCTCGTCTGCACCGGCATCGGGCTGCTGATCGGTTTTAATTCGAACATCGGCACGATCGTCCTAAAAGACATGAGCTACCCCGCATTCACGCTCGGAGCGATCGAATTCGTGTTCTATCCGCCGATCGTGACGTTCTTTGTGGATGGGATACATACGATAGCATCGAAATTCGAGCGATAA
- a CDS encoding biopolymer transporter ExbD produces the protein MNRPNINVTPLIDVLLVLLIIFMVVTPLKPSSFKTRIPSEQKNIAIISPNPDTLAVVINDDSSISLNGVKELGNSNDPAKLIDKLRTVFQDRVASGNISTSFADDPNRPFDDRIERTVFVKAPRSIGYGTVARVVDAVKLAGAYPISLQIDQLD, from the coding sequence ATGAACCGCCCAAACATTAACGTCACACCGCTCATCGATGTGTTGCTTGTTCTGCTGATCATCTTCATGGTCGTCACGCCGCTAAAACCGAGCAGTTTTAAGACTCGGATTCCGTCTGAGCAGAAAAATATCGCGATAATTTCGCCAAACCCGGATACGCTTGCGGTCGTGATCAACGACGATTCGTCGATCAGCCTGAACGGCGTCAAGGAACTTGGAAATTCGAACGATCCCGCAAAACTAATCGACAAGCTGCGAACGGTTTTCCAGGATCGGGTCGCTAGCGGTAATATTTCGACGTCATTCGCCGACGACCCGAACCGCCCGTTCGACGACCGCATCGAGCGCACAGTTTTTGTAAAAGCGCCGCGTTCGATCGGTTACGGAACGGTCGCGAGAGTCGTGGACGCGGTCAAACTGGCAGGTGCCTATCCGATCAGTTTGCAGATCGATCAGCTCGATTAA
- the pabB gene encoding aminodeoxychorismate synthase component I encodes MNADELVAALLTLSSTEQVCILDSCGVSHLGSHLLIAGIDPVDSIGISSPDTEETLDLIDKKLSGDLASIFTLSYDLGPKILGIRTIPSSTFGKQLEPDLFLTQFDVLIIHDYDAERSFLFGNTAKFSAIEGRLRSQTSDLEFGISNDQPLLSSNFTKPEYIFAVEKIKERIRSGDTYQTNLTQQLTIELPPDRTPATIFSRLRRGHPAPFAAFIRRDDSTVISASPERFFSIRGNRITTSPIKGTRKRGETEAEDQALKRDLLSSEKDRAENTMIVDLLRNDLGRVCEYGSVEVEKLCELEEHPSLFHLVSTVGGDLRPETKTSDILRAVFPCGSITGAPKISTMKMIAELEPSKRGLSMGAIGYSIPDGFELEPAMDLSVAIRTMVIRDQTATFNVGGGIVIDSDPESEYEETLTKAKALLAAIGVRVADGSIKPRA; translated from the coding sequence ATGAATGCAGACGAACTCGTCGCGGCCCTGCTGACGCTCTCGTCCACCGAACAAGTCTGCATCCTCGATAGCTGCGGCGTCAGTCATCTTGGCTCGCATTTGCTGATCGCGGGCATTGATCCGGTTGATTCGATCGGCATCTCGAGCCCTGATACTGAGGAAACGCTGGATCTGATCGATAAAAAGCTCAGCGGCGATCTCGCCTCGATCTTTACGCTTTCTTACGATCTCGGCCCCAAGATCTTGGGAATTCGAACTATCCCTTCATCAACATTTGGAAAACAATTAGAACCAGATCTTTTTCTTACTCAGTTCGACGTTCTCATTATTCACGACTACGATGCCGAACGCTCATTCCTTTTTGGCAATACGGCGAAATTCTCCGCGATCGAGGGAAGGTTGCGGTCCCAAACCTCAGATCTCGAATTTGGAATTTCAAATGATCAGCCGTTGTTGTCATCAAATTTCACCAAGCCGGAATACATCTTTGCCGTCGAGAAAATAAAGGAACGTATCCGGAGCGGCGATACGTATCAAACAAATCTTACCCAGCAACTAACCATCGAACTGCCACCTGACCGAACGCCTGCAACGATCTTTTCAAGATTGCGTCGCGGCCATCCTGCTCCGTTTGCTGCATTTATTCGGCGAGACGATTCGACAGTGATCTCAGCATCGCCCGAGCGATTCTTCAGCATTCGAGGCAACCGCATCACCACTTCACCGATCAAAGGAACCAGAAAACGCGGCGAAACGGAGGCCGAAGACCAAGCTCTGAAAAGGGACCTCTTATCCAGCGAAAAAGACCGGGCGGAAAATACGATGATCGTCGATCTGCTCCGAAACGACCTCGGCCGCGTTTGCGAATACGGCAGCGTCGAGGTCGAAAAACTGTGCGAGCTTGAGGAACATCCTTCCCTCTTTCATCTCGTTTCAACAGTGGGCGGCGATCTTCGGCCGGAAACGAAGACCTCGGATATTCTCAGGGCCGTTTTCCCGTGCGGGTCGATCACCGGTGCTCCGAAAATAAGCACGATGAAAATGATCGCCGAACTCGAACCCTCCAAACGCGGCCTTTCGATGGGAGCGATCGGATATTCCATTCCTGATGGGTTTGAGCTAGAACCAGCCATGGATCTGAGCGTCGCGATCAGAACTATGGTCATCCGCGACCAAACTGCAACATTCAACGTCGGCGGCGGAATTGTCATCGACAGCGACCCGGAAAGCGAATACGAGGAGACATTAACGAAAGCCAAAGCCTTACTCGCCGCGATCGGAGTCCGCGTAGCGGACGGCAGCATAAAGCCCAGGGCGTAA